Proteins encoded in a region of the Bactrocera tryoni isolate S06 chromosome 4, CSIRO_BtryS06_freeze2, whole genome shotgun sequence genome:
- the LOC120775815 gene encoding xenotropic and polytropic retrovirus receptor 1 homolog, with product MKFQQNLQSHLTPEWRTQYIDYGFMKQMILEAVENAPTVNSAELTEHFTQFQQKFFEVCDKELEKINLFYEAKLAEIIHKYTLLRDEMKLAEETAGTELLARPSIRIKNRQYRQTIDMTRILTRHATHDFKAAFSELYLNAILLRNYQILNYTGFRKMLKKYDKRISGRAGYHYLTGTVDKAVFYTNRETKVLLKKIEDIMTFNLEHGNRHKAMERLRVPPLADKSHPWTSFRTGFSLGALIILAILVVLSFTMKVIDVDVVTCVLLFRGPFTMIFFLGLLSLNFYVWRYVGINHVLIFELNPRNFLAAVQILEIAVVFGCILSLLTLAFLHSQYLGMPPYVFPLAMPIIMIVFLINPIRIFHYKSRMWLLRYLGRIACAPFFRVVFVDFWLADQFNSLVALFVDYSHIICYYTTPFDWYHAKEPTTCHIKQRYTALIRVLPAWFRFAQCLRRYHDEPENAKKHLINAGKYSTSFFVVFFDLMARNYEASYNSRLDNPFIWFWILAAIVSSTYGLAWDFLRDWGIFSADCGDHKYLRAQILYKPSFYYCLIVENLLLRYLWAYVFVLDASNVVSQRVMAPIADILEAIRRFLWNFIRLENEHLNNCGRFRAVRDISITVIEQPYRGSFAPITEPPAKSEHSWKGRVKLKIQSDSKQVVNVV from the exons atgaaatttcaacaaaatctgCAATCGCATCTAACACCCGAATGGCGTACACAATACATCGATTATGGC TTCATGAAGCAAATGATACTCGAAGCGGTTGAGAATGCGCCAACCGTTAACAGCGCCGAGCTAACGGAACATTTTACACAGTTTCAGCAAAAATTCTTTGAAGTTTGCGATAAAGAGTTGgagaaaatcaatttattctACGAAGCCAAATTGGCCGAGATCATTCATAAGTACACATTACTACGCGATGAGATGAAGTTGGCCGAAGAGACGGCCGGCACGGAGTTGTTGGCGCGTCCATCGATACGCATTAAAAATCGTCAATATCGACAAACGATCGACATGACGAGAATATTGACGCGACACGCGACGCACGACTTCAAGGCGGCCTTTAGTGAGCTCTACTTGAACGCGATACTCTTGCGCAACTATCAGATTTTGAATTATACCGGCTTTCGTAAGATGCTCAAGAAGTACGATAAG CGCATTAGTGGCAGAGCCGGCTATCACTATTTGACCGGGACGGTGGATAAAGCGGTATTTTATACGAATCGTGAAACAAAagtacttttgaaaaaaatcgaggACATAATGACATTTAATCTGGAGCATGGTAATCGTCACAAAGCTATGGAGCGGCTTCGTGTGCCGCCGCTCGCTGACAAATCTCATCCATGGACTTCGTTTCGTACAGGCTTTTCTCTGGGTGCACTTATTATACTCGCTATCCTGGTCGTTTTATCGT TCACAATGAAGGTCATCGACGTGGATGTGGTAACATGTGTGTTACTTTTTCGTGGTCCTTTTACGATGATTTTCTTTCTGGGACTGCTCAGTTTGAATTTCTATGTTTGGCGCTATGTGGGTATCAATCATGTGTTGATATTCGAATTGAATCCTCGAAACTTTTTGGCAGCTGTACAAATTCTGGAGATCGCCGTTGTATTCGGTTGTATATTATCATTGCTGACACTCGCTTTCCTACATTCCCAGTACCTTGGCATGCCACCGTATGTGTTTCCGCTGGCTATGCCAATAATAATGATTGTCTTTCTCATCAATCCAATACgcatatttcattataaatcgCGCATGTGGCTGCTGCGCTATTTG GGTCGCATTGCTTGTGCACCTTTCTTCCGAGTCGTCTTCGTGGACTTCTGGTTGGCAGATCAGTTCAATTCACTCGTAGCACTGTTCGTTGATTATAGTCACATTATATGCTACTACACTACACCGTTCGATTGGTATCATGCCAAGGAGCCGACTACTTGTCACATAAAACAACGTTATACGGCGTTGATACGCGTGTTGCCTGCTTGGTTTCGTTTCGCACAATGTTTACGCCGCTATCATGATGAACCTGAAAACGCTAAGAAGCATCTAATCAATGCCGGCAAATATTCAACtagtttttttgttgtgtttttcgaTTTAATGGCGAGAAACTACGAAG CTTCTTACAACAGCCGATTGGACAATCCATTTATCTGGTTCTGGATATTAGCGGCCATCGTTTCATCAACATATGGTTTAGCGTGGGACTTTCTAAGAGATTGGGGTATCTTCAGTGCGGATTGCGGCGACCATAAATATTTACGTGCGCAAATTCTCTACAAACCG AGTTTCTACTACTGCCTGATTGTGGAAAATCTTTTGCTGCGTTATCTGTGGGCATATGTATTCGTGTTGGACGCATCAAATGTGGTCAGCCAAAGAGTCATGGCACCCATAGCGGATATATTGGAAGCAATACG TCGTTTCCTGTGGAATTTCATTCGTTTGGAGAATGAGCATCTCAACAATTGTGGCCGGTTTCGTGCTGTCCGTGATATTTCAATTACAGTTATTGAACAGCCCTATCGTGGTTCTTTTGCGCCTATTACTGAACCCCCTGCTAAATCTGAACACAGTTGGAAAGGTCGTGTTAAACTGAAAATTCAAAGTGATTCTAAACAGGTTGTCAATGTTGTatag